A genomic window from Lasioglossum baleicum chromosome 7, iyLasBale1, whole genome shotgun sequence includes:
- the LOC143210834 gene encoding podocan-like protein 1 produces MLHANRVNTATVVDPGTCTSLSMFKMMWACGLVLVLLLPQFPSIREIDFSGNIDIDIEKRLLPRSPSLHCVEEDAVNLQNLDLSKIPSHVIRSDKIRHVDLSFNKISNIPNSFFLDVPNIECLNLTANAHAPKDVLDGRNSSSLKTLVLDRSGYNQYIEYNGCTMTGYFPNLETLHLSDIGSCSLDASIEAKLPRLAELYLMGYGSNRGSTLWRLPTTLRNLHLEGTRFNEFPLNAVSNLRSLYLDEFNYTNDFYIHPEMRNLHVLSCRSCSLRMSEIETFFDSPRDALRLLDLSQNSLYYLPANMFQHTSELMVLLLSHNMFSIMPDVQALLQLRGLVLSHNSINVVADGKSDSLEMLSLRSNGISYINVTTFHGYPALEMLDLSENKLASLPIGWARSLENLLTLNLKSNSFVRFSDTSLTTANSKLRHLLMSVHPFETFVEEDFKLLPDNCTIHFMLNAPGY; encoded by the exons ATGCTGCATGCGAATCGAGTCAATACAGCCACAGTTGTCGATCCGGGAACGTGTACGTCTCTGTCC ATGTTCAAAATGATGTGGGCGTGCGGGCTCGTCTTGGTATTGTTGTTGCCACAGTTTCCATCAATCCGAGAGATCGATTTTAGCGGGAACATCGACATTGATATTGAGAAGCGGTTGTTGCCGAGGTCTCCGAGCTTACACTGCGTCGAAGAGGACGCCGTCAACTTGCAGAATTTGGATTTATCGAAGATTCCGTCCCACGTGATCAGGAGCGATAAAATTCGACACGTCGATTTGtcattcaacaaaatatcgaaTATACCTAACAGTTTCTTTCTGGACGTTCCAAACATAGAGTGCCTGAACCTGACGGCGAACGCGCATGCGCCGAAGGACGTCCTCGATGGTAGGAATTCATCCAGCTTGAAGACATTGGTTTTGGATAGAAGCGGTTATAATCAGTACATTGAATACAACGGGTGTACGATGACAGGATACTTTCCGAACCTGGAAACTCTTCACCTGAGCGATATCGGAAGTTGTTCCCTAGACGCGTCTATCGAGGCTAAACTCCCTCGGCTTGCTGAATTATATCTGATGGGTTACGGCTCTAACAGAGGGTCCACTTTATGGCGACTGCCAACTACTTTACGGAACTTGCATTTAGAGGGAACCAGGTTCAATGAATTTCCCTTGAATGCAGTCAGTAACCTGCGGTCTTTGTACCTCGACGAGTTTAATTACACCAACGACTTCTATATTCACCCTGAGATGAGGAATCTACATGTTCTGTCGTGCAGAAGTTGTTCTTTGCGCATGAGTGAAATAGAAACATTCTTTGATAGTCCCCGAGACGCTTTAAGGCTATTGGATTTGTCGCAAAACTCTCTCTATTATCTGCCTGCCAACATGTTCCAGCACACGAGTGAGCTGATGGTCTTGCTTTTGAGTCACAACATGTTCTCGATAATGCCGGACGTGCAAGCTCTGTTGCAGCTACGCGGTTTAGTGTTGAGCCACAACAGTATCAATGTGGTCGCGGACGGAAAGTCGGATTCCTTGGAAATGTTGAGTCTTCGGAGCAATGGTATCTCCTACATCAATGTCACCACGTTCCATGGATACCCTGCGCTCGAGATGCTAGACCTGTCGGAGAATAAATTGGCCTCCTTGCCAATTGGCTGGGCACGTAGTTTGGAAAACCTCCTGACCTTGAACCTCAAGTCGAACTCGTTCGTGAGATTCTCGGACACATCATTGACGACGGCCAACAGCAAACTAAGGCACCTGCTCATGAGTGTACACCCGTTCGAGACGTTCGTCGAAGAAGACTTCAAACTTCTTCCGGACAATTGCACGATCCACTTCATGTTAAATGCACCAGGTTACTAG
- the LOC143210837 gene encoding podocan-like → MTWPCGLVLVLLLPQFPSIREIDFSGNIDIDIEKELLPRAPGKNCGEEEGVNLQKLDLSKIPTHVIKSDKIRHVDLSFNRISNIPNSFFLDVPNIECLNLTGNAYSPKSVFRGSNSNSLKTLILDRIGCNEYNCNRCTMTGYFPNLETLHLSNIESCSLDASIEAKLPRLATLYLRGYGSSSGSRLWRLPTTLRHLHLKGTRFNEFPLNAVSNLQSLYLDGFDYNNDFYISSEIVNLQVVSCRNCSLRTTEIEKFFDSPRNALRLLDLSHNLLYHLPDSMFQHTSNLESLLLSNNMFSIMPDVQALSQLRGLVLSHNRINEVADRKSNSLKMLSLRGNGISQINATAFQGLTALEMLDLSENKLASLPIGWAHSLENLLTLNLMSNPFVKFSDTSLTTANSELRHLLMSVHPIESFDEQDFEHLPENCTIHFILRDDTFALDETVQDPSDY, encoded by the coding sequence ATGACGTGGCCGTGCGGACTCGTCTTGGTACTGTTGTTGCCACAGTTTCCATCAATCCGAGAGATCGATTTTAGCGGGAACATCGATATTGAtattgagaaggagttgttgcCAAGGGCACCGGGCAAAAACTGCGGCGAAGAGGAAGGCGTCAACTTGCAGAAATTGGATTTATCGAAGATTCCGACCCACGTGATCAAGAGCGATAAAATTCGACACGTTGATTTGTCATTCAACAGAATATCGAACATACCAAACAGTTTCTTTCTGGACGTTCCGAACATAGAGTGCCTGAACCTGACGGGGAACGCGTATTCACCGAAATCCGTCTTCCGTGGTAGCAATTCAAACAGCTTGAAGACATTGATTCTGGATCGCATCGGATGTAATGAGTACAATTGCAACAGGTGCACGATGACAGGATACTTTCCAAACCTGGAAACTCTTCACCTGAGCAATATCGAAAGTTGTTCCCTAGACGCGTCTATCGAGGCTAAACTCCCTCGGCTTGCTACGCTATATCTGAGGGGCTACGGCTCTAGCTCAGGGTCCAGATTATGGCGATTACCAACTACTTTACGACACTTGCATTTAAAAGGAACCAGGTTCAATGAATTTCCGTTGAATGCAGTCAGTAACCTCCAATCTTTGTACCTCGACGGTTTTGATTACAACAATGACTTTTATATTTCCTCGGAGATCGTCAACCTACAAGTTGTGTCGTGCAGGAATTGTTCTTTGCGCACgactgaaatagaaaaattcttcGATAGTCCCCGAAACGCTTTAAGGCTACTGGATTTGTCGCACAACTTGCTCTATCATCTGCCTGACAGCATGTTCCAGCACACGAGTAACCTGGAGAGCTTGCTTTTGAGTAACAACATGTTCTCGATAATGCCGGACGTGCAAGCTCTGTCGCAGCTACGCGGTTTAGTGTTGAGCCACAACCGTATCAATGAGGTCGCGGACAGAAAGTCGAATTCCTTGAAAATGTTGAGTCTTCGGGGCAATGGTATCTCCCAAATCAATGCCACCGCGTTCCAGGGATTAACTGCGCTCGAGATGCTAGACCTGTCGGAGAATAAATTGGCCTCCCTGCCAATTGGCTGGGCACATAGTTTGGAGAACCTTCTGACCTTAAACCTCATGTCCAACCCGTTCGTGAAATTCTCGGACACATCTTTGACGACGGCCAACAGCGAACTAAGGCACCTGCTCATGAGCGTACACCCGATCGAGAGCTTCGACGAACAAGACTTTGAACATCTCCCGGAGAATTGCACGATCCACTTCATATTAAGGGACGATACTTTCGCGCTGGATGAAACAGTTCAGGATCCATCAGATTACTAG
- the LOC143210833 gene encoding podocan-like protein 1: MFHANRVNTATVVDPGTCTSLSMFKMMWACGLVLVLLLPQFPSIREINFSGNIDIDIENELLPKDSGKNCGKEDAVNLHRLGLSMIPTHVIKSDKVRHVDLSYNVISNIPNSFFLDVPNIECLNLTGNAYSPKSVFRGSNSYSLKTLVLDRSGSNGYNDYNRCKMTGYFPNLETLHLSNIEMECSIDASMEDKLPRLKTLYLMGYGSNSGSTLWRLPTTLRHLHLEGTRFNEFPLNAVSNLQSLYLDEFNYDNDFYIPSEMKNLQVLSCRNCSLRTSEIETFFDSPRNALRLLDLSQNSLYHLPANMFHHMSNLESLLLSNNEFSIMPDVQALSRLRGLVLSHNHISEVAGRRSDSLKTLSLQGNGISQINVTTFQGYPALEMLDLSENKLASLPIGWAHSLENLLALNLKSNSFVRLSDTSLTTANSELRHLLMSVHPIESFDEQDFELLPENCTIHFMLRDDTFTQDETVQNRPGY, translated from the exons atgtttcatGCGAATCGAGTCAATACAGCCACAGTTGTCGATCCGGGAACGTGTACGTCTCTGTCC ATGTTCAAAATGATGTGGGCGTGCGGGCTCGTCTTGGTACTGTTGTTGCCACAATTTCCATCAATCCGAGAGATCAATTTTAGCGGGAACATCGATATTGACATTGAGAATGAGTTGTTGCCGAAGGATTCGGGCAAAAACTGCGGCAAAGAAGACGCCGTCAATTTACACAGATTGGGTTTATCGATGATTCCGACCCACGTGATCAAAAGCGACAAAGTCCGACACGTTGATTTGTCATATAACGTAATATCGAATATACCTAACAGTTTCTTCCTGGACGTTCCGAACATAGAGTGCCTGAACCTGACGGGGAACGCGTATTCACCGAAATCCGTCTTCCGTGGTAGCAATTCATACAGCTTGAAGACATTGGTTTTGGATAGAAGCGGTTCTAATGGGTACAATGATTACAACAGGTGTAAGATGACAGGATACTTTCCGAACCTGGAAACTCTTCACCTGAGCAATATCGAAATGGAATGTTCTATAGACGCGTCTATGGAGGATAAACTCCCTCGGCTTAAAACATTATATCTGATGGGTTACGGCTCTAACAGTGGGTCCACTTTATGGCGACTGCCAACTACTTTACGGCACTTGCATTTAGAGGGAACCAGGTTCAATGAATTTCCCTTGAATGCAGTCAGTAACCTGCAGTCTTTGTACCTCGACGAGTTTAATTACGACAATGACTTCTATATTCCCTCCGAGATGAAGAACCTACAAGTTCTGTCGTGCAGAAATTGTTCTTTGCGCACGAGTGAAATAGAAACATTCTTCGATAGTCCCCGAAACGCTTTAAGGCTATTGGATTTGTCGCAAAACTCTCTCTATCATCTGCCTGCCAACATGTTCCATCACATGAGTAACCTGGAGAGCTTGCTACTGAGTAACAACGAGTTCTCGATAATGCCGGACGTGCAAGCTCTGTCGCGGCTACGCGGTTTAGTGTTGAGCCACAACCATATCAGTGAGGTCGCGGGCAGAAGGTCGGATTCCTTGAAAACGTTGAGTCTTCAGGGCAATGGTATCTCCCAAATCAATGTCACCACGTTCCAGGGATACCCTGCGCTCGAGATGCTAGACCTGTCGGAGAATAAATTGGCCTCCCTGCCAATTGGCTGGGCACACAGTTTGGAAAACCTCCTGGCCTTGAACCTCAAGTCGAACTCGTTCGTGAGGCTCTCGGACACATCTTTGACGACGGCCAACAGCGAACTAAGGCACTTGCTCATGAGCGTACACCCGATCGAGAGCTTCGACGAACAAGACTTCGAACTTCTCCCTGAGAATTGCACGATCCACTTCATGTTAAGGGACGATACTTTCACGCAGGATGAAACAGTTCAGAATCGACCAGGTTACTAG